A window of Rhododendron vialii isolate Sample 1 chromosome 11a, ASM3025357v1 contains these coding sequences:
- the LOC131307789 gene encoding F-box protein At5g03100-like translates to MIYLQSRMTNFEDRISQLPDEILGTILSLLNIVEAASTCVLSKRWQYLWTHHAKVLHFYFPKILRAIDKVAGDESRGRTVTDKYLHCVNRVIQLHQGPHITDFKVLLYLSRKDSYHDIDEWFSFAIRKSVQRLEVNLCGYTRLGERLHMDTMCAIDRNIRLPWPCYTLADEVCSLIKSPYGVSCIKSLMQLSLTCVNITGELVEHFLSNCPLLIVLRVSYSESLVKLKVAGPSLGLKFLEISRCPRLRTVDICAPNLASLICLGFSSCPTPVLVRHAPSLVDLTVSQREGFLTALPAVYFSQLESLTLSFDFSSLDNYAPPPFPELTNLKNLTFAGYAEEEDSFLGWTSLIERAPFLRTFTLQLMSPTRIQMQTEMEPTERHLHRCLEVVKFVGCIDFELLAYFFQRAVALKTIIVDCRHPGLEPWHEFKENESSMELRNHASVLKVQVPPKIEVVISP, encoded by the exons ATGATTTATTTACAGAGTAGGATGACGAATTTCGAAGATCGGATAAGTCAACTACCTGATGAAATTCTGGGTACCATTCTGTCTCTACTTAACATTGTGGAAGCAGCAAGCACATGTGTCCTCTCCAAGAGATGGCAATATTTATGGACTCATCATGCTAAAGTCCTCCACTTTTATTTTCCAAAGATCCTGAGGGCCATTGACAAGGTTGCCGGAGATGAATCCCGTGGCAGAACTGTTACAGACAAGTACCTACATTGTGTGAATCGAGTTATACAATTACATCAGGGTCCCCATATAACCGATTTCAAAGTCCTCTTATATTTGTCTCGCAAGGACTCTTATCACGACATCGATGAGTGGTTCAGTTTTGCCATCCGCAAGTCCGTTCAAAGGCTTgaagttaacttatgtggttaTACTCGTCTAGGAGAACGACTCCACATGGACACGATGTGTGCTATTGACAGAAACATACGACTTCCTTGGCCGTGTTATACTCTCGCCGATGAAGTTTGTTCTCTCATCAAAAGCCCTTACGGTGTATCATGCATTAAGTCACTTATGCAACTCTCTTTAACATGTGTCAATATAACTGGGGAGCTTGTTGAGCACTTCTTATCGAACTGTCCACTTCTCATTGTGTTGCGTGTATCCTACTCAGAGAGTCTGGTAAAGCTTAAGGTTGCCGGTCCTTCGCTTGGCCTCAAGTTCTTAGAGATATCCAGATGCCCTAGATTACGAACTGTTGATATTTGTGCCCCAAACCTTGCCTCCTTGATCTGTCTTGGATTTTCTAGTTGTCCAACCCCAGTTCTTGTTAGGCATGCTCCTTCATTGGTAGATCTGACTGTTTCACAGcgtgaagggtttttgactgcTCTTCCCGCAGTTTATTTCTCTCAACTAGAGAGCCTGACATTGAGCTTTGATTTCTCTTCCTTG GACAATTATGCACCCCCACCTTTTCCGGAATTGACTAATCTGAAGAACTTGACATTTGCTGGGTATGCTGAGGAAGAAGACAGTTTCCTTGGTTGGACTTCCCTAATTGAGAGAGCTCCCTTCTTGCGTACATTTACGTTACAG TTGATGTCACCTACAAGGATACAGATGCAAACTGAGATGGAGCCTACCGAACGTCATCTTCACAGATGCCTTGAGGTGGTGAAATTTGTTGGCTGTATCGATTTCGAGCTTTTAGCCTACTTTTTCCAGCGTGCTGTGGCACTTAAGACAATTATTGTTGATTGCCGCCATCCAGGCTTAGAGCCATGGCATGAGTTCAAAGAAAATGAGAGTTCGATGGAATTGAGAAACCATGCTTCGGTTCTGAAAGTACAAGTACCTCCTAAAATCGAGGTAGTTATATCCCCATGA